A genomic window from Pseudocitrobacter corydidari includes:
- the dusC gene encoding tRNA dihydrouridine(16) synthase DusC, which yields MRVLLAPMEGVLDSLVRELLTEVNDYDLCVTEFLRVVDKLLPVKSFHKLCPELNNHSRTPSGTLVRIQLLGQYPEWLAENAARAVELGSWGVDLNCGCPSKMVNGSGGGATLLKDPELIYRGAKAMREAVPAALPVTVKVRLGWDSGARQFEIADAVQQAGATELVVHGRTKEDGYKAERINWQAIADIRQRLTIPVIANGEIWDWESAQQCMAVTGCDAVMIGRGALNVPNLSRVIKYNEPRMPWPDVVRLLQKYCLLEKQDDTGLYHLARIKQWLGYLRKEYEEATELFMAVRALQDSASVAREILRWR from the coding sequence ATGCGTGTTTTACTGGCGCCGATGGAAGGCGTGCTCGATTCGCTGGTGCGCGAGCTGCTGACCGAAGTGAATGATTACGATCTCTGCGTCACCGAATTTCTGCGCGTGGTGGATAAACTGCTGCCGGTAAAATCGTTCCATAAACTGTGCCCGGAACTGAACAACCACAGCCGCACACCGAGCGGTACGCTGGTGCGCATTCAGCTTCTCGGTCAGTATCCCGAATGGCTGGCCGAAAACGCCGCCCGGGCGGTAGAGCTCGGTTCATGGGGCGTCGATCTTAACTGCGGCTGTCCGTCCAAAATGGTGAACGGCAGCGGCGGTGGGGCGACATTGCTAAAAGATCCCGAGCTCATCTATCGCGGCGCGAAAGCGATGCGTGAAGCGGTACCAGCGGCGCTTCCCGTGACCGTTAAAGTGCGTCTGGGCTGGGACAGCGGCGCGCGTCAGTTTGAAATTGCCGATGCGGTGCAGCAGGCAGGCGCAACCGAGCTGGTTGTGCACGGTCGTACCAAAGAGGATGGCTACAAGGCCGAGCGTATTAACTGGCAGGCCATTGCTGACATTCGCCAGCGCCTGACTATTCCGGTTATCGCCAACGGCGAAATCTGGGACTGGGAGAGCGCGCAACAATGCATGGCGGTGACCGGATGCGACGCGGTGATGATTGGCCGCGGCGCGCTGAACGTGCCGAACCTGAGCCGGGTTATCAAGTACAACGAACCGCGAATGCCGTGGCCGGACGTGGTGCGTCTGCTGCAAAAATATTGTTTGCTGGAAAAACAGGATGACACCGGGCTGTATCATCTGGCGCGCATCAAACAGTGGCTGGGCTACCTGCGCAAAGAGTACGAGGAAGCCACAGAACTGTTTATGGCAGTGCGGGCGTTGCAGGACTCCGCCTCGGTGGCGCGCGAAATCCTGCGCTGGCGTTAA
- a CDS encoding class I SAM-dependent methyltransferase: MTQNIYDDPHFFAGYATLDRSVKGLDGAPEWPRIQTMLPEIQGKKVVDLGCGYGWFCRWARDNGAANVLGLDVSQKMLAKAQEMTSGQHITYQRADLETLVLPASTFDLAYSSLALHYLTDIDRLFRALHQALKPGGKLVFSAEHPVYTAPANQQWVVDNQGNKHWPVSQYQQEGERISNWFADGVKKQHRKLATWINALITAGFIIEALDEWGPTAEQIAVNPALDEEKERPMIFILSARKA, translated from the coding sequence ATGACACAAAATATTTATGACGATCCGCACTTTTTTGCCGGTTACGCTACGTTGGATCGCTCAGTAAAAGGGTTAGACGGCGCGCCGGAGTGGCCGCGTATTCAAACAATGCTGCCTGAAATTCAGGGCAAGAAGGTTGTTGATTTAGGCTGCGGCTACGGCTGGTTTTGCCGCTGGGCGCGCGATAACGGCGCAGCGAATGTGCTGGGGCTGGATGTTTCGCAGAAAATGCTCGCGAAGGCGCAGGAAATGACGTCCGGTCAACACATTACCTATCAGCGGGCTGACCTGGAAACGCTTGTTCTGCCAGCCAGCACCTTCGACCTGGCCTACAGTTCGCTGGCGCTGCACTATCTCACAGACATCGACCGTTTATTCCGCGCCCTGCATCAGGCGTTGAAGCCTGGCGGCAAACTGGTTTTCTCCGCCGAGCATCCTGTTTATACCGCACCGGCAAATCAACAATGGGTGGTGGATAATCAGGGAAATAAACACTGGCCGGTCAGCCAGTATCAGCAGGAAGGCGAGCGCATCAGCAACTGGTTTGCCGATGGCGTGAAGAAGCAGCACCGGAAACTCGCCACCTGGATCAATGCGTTAATTACCGCCGGTTTTATCATTGAGGCGCTGGATGAATGGGGGCCGACGGCTGAGCAAATCGCCGTTAACCCGGCGCTGGATGAAGAGAAAGAGCGCCCGATGATTTTTATTCTGAGCGCCCGAAAAGCTTAA
- the mdtQ gene encoding multidrug resistance outer membrane protein MdtQ, with protein sequence MKHSVRTLAVFSLPIIFTLCACAPSHETDARLAKKVPVSHIDSSLPEALKNGWPTSTWWHDYHDPQLNALIERALRDAPDMAVAQQRIKLAEAQAKQAEANGGPQVNFSADLERQKMSAEGLMGPFAFDDPAAGTTGPWYTNGTFGLTAGWNVDLWGKDAAQVSARIGKVKADIAEMAQTRQLLASSVARLYWQWQTESAIRQQLEQIQKEQNLIVSVDKKLYQAGITDSVEGVENDINVGKTGQQLADIDGNLKEIEARLMALTNAQSTSLQLKTVALPTVAAQLPAQLGFELLARRPDLQEARWLVESTLSDIDAAKAAFYPDINIMAFLQQDALHLSDLFRHSAQQMGVTAGLTLPIFDSGRLNANLDIASAENNYSIARYNKAVVDAVNQVAKCASQMETLTAKKQQQTNVQRDAGRVAALAQARLKVGIISNAQYSHAKLPALHEQINALKLQGEWLDASIQLTSALGGGYQAL encoded by the coding sequence ATGAAACATTCTGTTAGAACGCTCGCGGTATTTAGTTTACCGATTATATTTACGCTTTGCGCCTGTGCGCCATCGCATGAAACCGATGCACGTCTGGCGAAAAAGGTGCCCGTTTCGCATATTGACTCCTCGCTGCCCGAGGCGCTGAAAAATGGCTGGCCGACATCCACGTGGTGGCACGACTATCACGATCCGCAGCTTAACGCGCTGATTGAACGTGCGCTGCGCGACGCGCCGGATATGGCTGTCGCGCAGCAGCGTATCAAACTTGCGGAAGCGCAGGCCAAACAGGCCGAAGCAAACGGCGGGCCGCAGGTGAATTTCTCCGCTGACCTGGAACGCCAAAAAATGTCGGCGGAAGGGCTGATGGGGCCGTTTGCTTTCGATGATCCGGCAGCAGGCACCACGGGCCCGTGGTACACCAATGGCACCTTCGGCTTAACGGCGGGCTGGAATGTCGACCTGTGGGGGAAAGATGCCGCGCAGGTGAGCGCGCGAATTGGCAAAGTGAAAGCCGATATCGCCGAGATGGCGCAAACTCGTCAACTGCTGGCGAGCAGCGTGGCGCGGCTGTACTGGCAGTGGCAAACGGAATCGGCCATTCGTCAGCAGCTTGAACAGATTCAGAAAGAACAAAATCTGATTGTGTCGGTGGATAAAAAACTCTATCAGGCGGGCATTACCGACTCGGTGGAAGGCGTTGAAAACGATATCAACGTCGGCAAAACCGGGCAGCAACTGGCGGATATCGATGGCAATCTGAAAGAGATTGAAGCGCGGTTGATGGCGCTCACCAACGCGCAGTCAACGTCGTTGCAGTTGAAAACGGTGGCGTTACCAACCGTGGCGGCACAATTGCCCGCACAACTGGGCTTTGAGCTGCTTGCGCGTCGCCCGGACCTCCAGGAAGCGCGCTGGCTGGTGGAATCCACCCTCAGCGATATCGATGCGGCGAAAGCGGCGTTTTACCCGGACATCAATATCATGGCGTTCCTGCAACAGGACGCTCTGCACCTGAGCGACCTGTTCCGCCACTCCGCACAGCAGATGGGCGTCACCGCAGGGTTAACGCTGCCCATCTTTGACAGCGGCAGATTAAACGCGAATCTGGATATCGCCAGCGCGGAGAATAATTACTCCATTGCCCGTTACAACAAAGCGGTGGTTGATGCCGTTAACCAGGTGGCGAAGTGCGCCAGCCAGATGGAAACGCTGACCGCGAAAAAACAGCAGCAAACTAATGTGCAACGTGATGCCGGACGCGTGGCGGCGCTGGCGCAGGCGCGGCTGAAGGTGGGGATCATTTCCAACGCGCAGTACAGCCACGCGAAGCTGCCGGCGCTGCATGAGCAGATTAACGCCCTGAAATTACAGGGCGAATGGCTGGATGCCTCCATCCAGCTGACTTCTGCGCTCGGCGGCGGGTATCAGGCGTTATGA
- a CDS encoding DedA family protein, translated as MDIPALISQYGYAVLVLGSMAEGETVTLLGGVAAHQGLLRFPLVVVSVALGGMIGDQVLYLLGRHFGGRMLKRYSRQHTKIRKAQRLIQRHPYLFVIGSRFMYGFRIIGPLLIGASRIPPKLFLPLNIFGALLWALIFTTLGYVGGEVIAPWLHNLDTHLKHWIWVILAVAIVFALRWWFKRRADKS; from the coding sequence ATGGATATACCGGCTCTGATTTCACAATATGGTTATGCCGTGCTGGTGCTGGGCAGCATGGCGGAAGGCGAAACGGTGACGCTGCTGGGCGGCGTGGCGGCGCATCAGGGGTTACTGCGTTTCCCGCTGGTGGTGGTTTCCGTCGCGCTCGGCGGGATGATTGGCGATCAGGTGCTCTATTTGCTGGGCCGTCATTTTGGCGGGCGCATGCTGAAGCGCTACTCGCGTCAGCACACTAAAATCCGCAAAGCGCAACGGCTGATCCAGCGTCATCCTTACCTCTTCGTGATTGGCAGCCGCTTTATGTACGGCTTTCGTATTATCGGCCCGCTGTTGATCGGTGCCAGCCGCATACCGCCGAAACTCTTTCTGCCGCTCAATATTTTTGGCGCGCTGCTGTGGGCGCTGATCTTCACCACCCTCGGCTATGTGGGCGGTGAAGTGATTGCGCCATGGCTGCACAACCTCGACACCCATTTGAAACATTGGATCTGGGTAATTCTGGCCGTCGCCATCGTGTTTGCATTGCGCTGGTGGTTCAAACGCCGCGCGGATAAATCATAA
- a CDS encoding Yip1 family protein, giving the protein MNHVWGLFSHPDREMHVIRSENETVSHHYTHHVLLMAAIPVICAFIGTTQLGWNFGDGNVVKLSPVTGLILAVLFYGVMLGGVAVMGRVIWWMARNYPERPSLKRCMVFAGYVATPMFLSGIVALYPLVWLCALIGTVALFYTGYLLYVGIPTFLNIDREEGLSFASSTLAIGVLVLEVLLAITVILWGYGYRLF; this is encoded by the coding sequence ATGAACCATGTCTGGGGTCTGTTTTCCCATCCCGATCGAGAAATGCATGTCATTCGGAGTGAAAACGAAACTGTTTCACACCATTACACGCACCATGTTCTGTTGATGGCTGCGATTCCTGTTATCTGTGCATTTATAGGAACAACACAGCTTGGCTGGAATTTCGGCGATGGCAATGTGGTTAAACTGTCACCCGTGACCGGTTTAATCCTGGCCGTACTTTTCTATGGGGTAATGCTCGGGGGCGTCGCGGTGATGGGGCGCGTCATCTGGTGGATGGCGCGTAACTATCCTGAGCGTCCGTCGCTCAAGCGCTGTATGGTGTTTGCCGGTTATGTCGCGACGCCGATGTTCCTGAGCGGTATCGTGGCGCTCTATCCGTTGGTCTGGCTCTGTGCGCTGATCGGTACTGTTGCGCTGTTCTACACCGGTTATCTGCTTTATGTCGGTATCCCAACGTTCCTCAATATTGACCGGGAAGAGGGGCTGAGCTTCGCCAGTTCAACCCTGGCGATTGGCGTACTGGTACTGGAAGTGCTGCTGGCGATCACCGTCATTCTGTGGGGCTATGGTTACCGATTGTTCTGA
- the pbpG gene encoding D-alanyl-D-alanine endopeptidase yields the protein MQKFRVSLLSLALMLAVPFAPQASAKTAATAAASRPEIASGSAMIVDLETNKVIYASQPDLVRPIASITKVMTAMVVLDARLPLDEMLSVDISHTPEMKGIYSRVRLNSKISRKNMLLLALMSSENRAAASLAHHYPGGYDAFIRAMNAKAKSLGMTHTRYVEPTGLSIHNVSTARDLTKMLIATKQYPLIGQLSTTREDMATFANPAYTLPFRNTNHLVYRDNWNIQLTKTGFTNAAGHCLVMRTVMNKRPVAMVVMDAFGKYTHFADASRLRTWVETGKVMPVPAAALSYKKQKESQIAGNLAHGKVTTQED from the coding sequence ATGCAGAAATTTCGCGTTTCCCTGCTCAGCCTGGCGTTAATGCTGGCTGTGCCTTTTGCGCCTCAGGCGAGTGCTAAAACGGCGGCGACTGCCGCAGCCTCGCGCCCGGAAATTGCTTCCGGGAGCGCGATGATTGTCGATCTTGAAACCAATAAAGTGATCTACGCCAGCCAACCGGATCTGGTGCGCCCGATTGCGTCCATCACCAAAGTGATGACCGCAATGGTGGTGCTGGATGCGCGCCTGCCGCTTGATGAGATGCTGAGCGTCGATATCAGCCACACGCCGGAGATGAAAGGGATCTACTCCCGCGTGCGTCTGAACAGTAAAATCAGCCGTAAAAATATGCTGTTGCTGGCGCTGATGTCGTCGGAGAACCGCGCGGCGGCAAGCCTGGCGCATCACTACCCTGGCGGTTACGATGCCTTTATTCGCGCCATGAACGCCAAAGCTAAATCGTTGGGAATGACGCACACCCGCTATGTGGAACCGACCGGGTTGTCGATTCACAACGTGTCAACGGCGCGCGACCTGACCAAAATGCTGATTGCCACCAAACAGTATCCGCTGATTGGTCAGTTGAGCACCACGCGTGAGGATATGGCGACCTTTGCTAACCCGGCGTATACGCTGCCGTTCCGCAACACCAACCATCTGGTGTACCGCGATAACTGGAATATCCAGCTGACCAAAACCGGCTTTACTAATGCGGCGGGTCACTGTCTGGTGATGCGTACGGTGATGAACAAACGTCCGGTGGCGATGGTGGTGATGGATGCGTTTGGTAAATATACCCACTTCGCTGACGCCAGCCGTCTGCGTACCTGGGTAGAAACCGGTAAAGTGATGCCGGTTCCTGCGGCCGCGTTGAGCTATAAAAAGCAGAAAGAGTCGCAGATAGCGGGCAACCTGGCGCACGGTAAAGTGACGACCCAGGAAGATTAA
- a CDS encoding GNAT family N-acetyltransferase gives MSAREAATDVEIRLAQPDDVHAISAIYAWHVLNGRASFEETPPSIDEMRERMKKVNDHGLPWLVALYRGVVVGYCYASPYRPRPAYRYTVEESIYLDTTMTGHGIGSALLGRLIEICEQGPWRQMLAVVGDGHNNPGSLNLHKKMGFEIAGQLRSVGYKLGDWRDTLIMQRPLNDGDWTLPE, from the coding sequence ATGTCCGCGCGCGAAGCCGCTACTGATGTTGAAATTCGTTTAGCCCAGCCTGATGACGTCCACGCCATTTCCGCTATTTACGCCTGGCACGTGCTGAACGGGCGAGCCTCCTTTGAAGAAACCCCGCCATCCATTGATGAAATGCGCGAACGCATGAAGAAGGTCAATGACCACGGTCTGCCGTGGCTGGTTGCGCTGTATCGCGGCGTGGTGGTCGGGTATTGCTATGCGTCGCCCTACCGCCCTCGCCCCGCCTATCGTTATACGGTGGAGGAGTCGATTTATCTGGATACGACCATGACCGGACACGGCATTGGCAGCGCGCTGCTGGGCAGGTTAATTGAGATTTGCGAGCAGGGGCCCTGGCGACAGATGCTGGCGGTGGTCGGCGATGGGCACAACAACCCGGGATCGCTGAACCTGCATAAAAAAATGGGATTTGAGATTGCCGGGCAGTTGCGCAGCGTAGGTTATAAGCTCGGTGACTGGCGGGATACGTTGATCATGCAGCGCCCGCTTAATGATGGGGATTGGACGCTGCCGGAGTAG
- the dld gene encoding D-lactate dehydrogenase, producing the protein MSAQATTDNKALINELTRLVGHAHLLTDPAKTARYRKGFRSGHGDALAVVFPGSLLELWRVLNACVNADKIILMQAANTGLTEGSTPSGNDYDREIVIISTLRLDKLHLLDKGEQVLAWPGTTLYSLEKALKPLGREPHSVIGSSCIGASVIGGICNNSGGSLVQRGPAYTEMSLFARIDENGKLTLVNHLGIDLGETPEQILSKLDDERVKDSDVRHDGRHAHDHDYVTRVRDVEADTPARYNADPARLFESSGCAGKLAVFAVRLDTFPAEKRQQVFYIGTNQPDVLTEIRRHILAEFKNLPVAGEYMHRDIYDIAEQYGKDTFLMIDKLGTDKMPFFFTLKGRTDAMLDKVSLFKPHFTDRFMQKVGHVFPAHLPARMKQWRDKYEHHLLLKMAGDGIEEAQAWLAEYFKQAEGGYFVCTAEEGSKAFLHRFAAAGAAIRYQAVHADEVEDILALDIALRRNDTEWFEHLPPEIDSQLVHKLYYGHFMCHVFHQDYIVKKGVDAHELKEKMLVLLRERGAQYPAEHNVGHLYEAADTLKRFYRENDPTNSMNPGIGKTSKQKYWGEGKPQNNRVSAASDEPSVK; encoded by the coding sequence ATGTCTGCACAAGCCACCACTGATAATAAAGCGCTAATTAACGAACTCACCCGCCTGGTCGGTCACGCTCACCTGCTGACCGATCCGGCGAAAACCGCCCGCTATCGCAAGGGCTTCCGCTCCGGTCACGGTGACGCACTGGCCGTTGTCTTCCCCGGTTCACTGCTTGAACTGTGGCGCGTCCTCAACGCCTGCGTGAACGCGGATAAAATCATTCTGATGCAGGCGGCAAACACCGGCCTGACCGAAGGTTCAACGCCAAGCGGCAACGATTACGATCGCGAAATTGTCATCATCAGTACCCTGCGTCTTGATAAGCTGCATCTGCTTGATAAAGGCGAACAGGTGCTGGCCTGGCCGGGTACCACGCTCTATTCTCTGGAAAAAGCGCTTAAGCCGCTGGGACGCGAACCACACTCTGTGATTGGTTCTTCCTGCATTGGCGCCTCGGTTATCGGTGGGATCTGCAACAACTCCGGCGGATCGCTGGTGCAGCGCGGCCCGGCGTATACCGAAATGTCGCTGTTTGCGCGTATTGATGAGAACGGCAAGCTGACGCTGGTTAACCACCTGGGCATTGATCTGGGTGAAACGCCGGAGCAGATCCTCAGCAAACTCGATGATGAACGCGTGAAAGACAGCGACGTGCGCCACGATGGCCGCCACGCGCACGATCACGATTACGTCACTCGCGTACGCGATGTTGAAGCCGACACCCCAGCCCGCTACAACGCAGACCCGGCACGCCTGTTCGAATCCTCCGGCTGCGCCGGAAAACTGGCCGTTTTCGCCGTGCGACTGGACACCTTCCCGGCGGAAAAACGTCAGCAGGTGTTTTACATCGGCACCAATCAGCCGGACGTGCTGACGGAAATCCGTCGCCACATTCTGGCGGAATTCAAAAACCTGCCGGTGGCGGGCGAATATATGCATCGCGATATTTACGATATCGCCGAGCAGTACGGCAAAGATACCTTCCTGATGATCGACAAACTCGGCACCGACAAAATGCCGTTCTTCTTTACGCTGAAGGGGCGCACCGACGCGATGCTGGACAAAGTGTCGCTGTTTAAGCCGCACTTTACCGACCGTTTTATGCAGAAAGTCGGCCACGTCTTCCCGGCGCACCTTCCGGCGCGTATGAAACAGTGGCGCGATAAATATGAGCATCACCTGCTGCTGAAAATGGCGGGCGACGGTATTGAAGAAGCGCAGGCCTGGCTGGCGGAGTACTTCAAACAGGCGGAAGGCGGCTATTTTGTCTGTACTGCCGAAGAGGGCAGCAAAGCCTTCCTGCACCGTTTTGCGGCAGCGGGCGCGGCCATTCGCTATCAGGCAGTGCACGCCGATGAAGTGGAAGACATTTTGGCGCTGGATATCGCCCTGCGTCGTAATGATACCGAGTGGTTCGAGCATCTACCGCCGGAAATCGACAGCCAACTGGTGCATAAGCTCTACTACGGCCACTTTATGTGCCACGTGTTCCATCAGGATTACATCGTCAAAAAAGGCGTGGACGCCCACGAGTTGAAAGAAAAAATGCTGGTGCTGCTTCGCGAACGTGGCGCGCAATATCCGGCGGAACATAACGTTGGACATCTGTACGAAGCCGCCGACACGTTAAAACGTTTTTATCGTGAAAACGATCCGACGAACAGCATGAACCCCGGCATCGGTAAAACCAGTAAACAGAAATACTGGGGTGAAGGAAAGCCGCAGAATAATCGCGTTTCTGCCGCAAGCGACGAGCCCTCTGTGAAATAA
- the bglX gene encoding beta-glucosidase BglX: protein MKWLCSVGVAVSLALQPALAEDLFGNHPLTPEARDAFVTELLKKMTVDEKIGQLRLISVGPDNPKEAIRDMIKEGQVGAIFNTVTRQDIRKMQDQVMELSRLKIPLFFAYDVLHGQRTVFPISLGLASSFNLDAVRTVGRVSAYEAADDGLNMTWAPMVDVSRDPRWGRASEGFGEDTYLTSIMGKTMVEAMQGKSPADRYSVMTSVKHFAAYGAVEGGKEYNTVDMSSQRLFNDYMPPYKAGLDAGSGAVMVALNSLNGTPATSDAWLLKEILRDKWGFKGITVSDHGAIKELIKHGTASDPEDAVRVALKSGINMSMSDEYYSKYLPGLVKSGKVTMAELDDATRHVLNVKYDMGLFNDPYSHLGPKDSDPQDTNAESRLHRKDARDVARESLVLLKNRLETLPLKKSGTVAVVGPLADSKRDVMGSWSAAGVADQSVTVLTGIKNALGDKGKVVYAKGANVTNDKGIVDFLNLYEEAVKVDPRSPQAVIDEAVAAAKQSDVVVAVVGEAQGMAHEASSRTNIEIPQSQRDLIAALKATGKPLVLVLMNGRPLALVKEDQQADAILETWFAGTEGGNAIADVLFGDYNPSGKLPMSFPRSVGQIPVYYSHLNTGRPYNADKPNKYTSRYFDEANGPLYPFGYGLSYTTFTVSDVKMSAPSMTRDGKVTASVDVTNSGKREGATVIQMYLQDVTASMSRPVKQLKGFEKVTLKPGETQTVSFPIDVDALKFWNQSMKYDAEPGKFNVFIGVDSARVKQGEFELK from the coding sequence ATGAAATGGTTATGTTCTGTAGGCGTCGCCGTGAGCCTGGCGCTGCAACCCGCGCTGGCGGAAGATCTGTTCGGCAATCATCCTTTGACGCCCGAGGCGCGGGATGCCTTTGTTACCGAATTGCTCAAAAAGATGACGGTTGATGAAAAAATCGGTCAGCTTCGTCTGATAAGTGTCGGCCCGGATAACCCGAAAGAGGCGATCCGCGACATGATTAAAGAGGGCCAGGTTGGGGCTATCTTTAACACCGTCACCCGCCAGGATATCCGCAAAATGCAGGATCAGGTGATGGAACTGAGCCGCCTGAAAATTCCTCTCTTCTTCGCCTACGATGTGCTGCATGGCCAGCGTACCGTCTTCCCGATAAGCCTCGGACTGGCGTCCAGCTTTAACCTTGATGCGGTGCGCACCGTGGGGCGCGTGTCTGCTTATGAAGCGGCGGACGATGGCCTGAACATGACCTGGGCGCCGATGGTTGACGTCTCGCGCGACCCGCGCTGGGGTCGTGCTTCGGAAGGCTTTGGCGAAGATACCTATTTGACCTCCATCATGGGCAAAACCATGGTGGAAGCGATGCAGGGCAAAAGCCCGGCGGATCGCTATTCGGTGATGACCAGCGTGAAACACTTCGCCGCCTACGGCGCGGTTGAGGGCGGGAAAGAGTACAACACCGTTGATATGAGCTCGCAGCGTCTGTTTAACGACTATATGCCGCCGTACAAGGCGGGGCTGGATGCGGGCAGCGGTGCGGTGATGGTCGCGCTGAACTCGCTGAACGGCACGCCTGCAACCTCGGATGCCTGGCTGCTCAAAGAGATCCTGCGCGATAAGTGGGGCTTCAAAGGCATTACCGTTTCCGACCATGGGGCGATTAAAGAACTGATTAAACACGGTACGGCTTCTGACCCGGAAGATGCGGTACGCGTGGCGCTGAAGTCCGGCATTAACATGAGTATGAGCGATGAATATTACAGCAAATACCTGCCGGGGCTGGTGAAATCCGGCAAGGTGACGATGGCGGAACTGGACGATGCCACGCGTCACGTGCTGAACGTCAAATATGATATGGGGCTGTTTAACGACCCGTACAGCCACCTTGGGCCGAAAGATTCAGACCCGCAGGACACCAACGCCGAAAGCCGTCTGCATCGCAAAGATGCGCGTGATGTCGCGCGCGAAAGCCTGGTGCTGCTGAAAAACCGTCTCGAGACGCTGCCGCTGAAGAAATCGGGCACCGTGGCGGTGGTTGGCCCGCTGGCCGACAGTAAGCGCGATGTGATGGGTAGCTGGTCGGCAGCAGGCGTAGCAGACCAATCGGTGACCGTGCTCACCGGGATTAAAAACGCGCTGGGTGATAAGGGCAAAGTGGTTTACGCCAAAGGGGCGAACGTTACCAACGATAAAGGCATTGTCGACTTCCTGAATCTGTATGAAGAAGCGGTCAAAGTTGACCCGCGTTCCCCGCAGGCGGTGATTGATGAAGCGGTGGCGGCGGCGAAGCAATCCGACGTCGTGGTGGCCGTGGTGGGCGAAGCGCAGGGGATGGCGCATGAAGCCTCCAGCCGCACCAATATTGAGATCCCACAAAGTCAGCGCGACCTGATTGCCGCGCTGAAAGCCACCGGCAAACCGCTGGTGCTGGTGCTGATGAACGGGCGTCCACTGGCGCTGGTGAAAGAGGATCAGCAGGCAGATGCCATTCTGGAAACCTGGTTCGCCGGTACCGAAGGCGGCAACGCCATCGCCGACGTGCTGTTTGGCGACTACAACCCGTCCGGTAAATTGCCGATGTCCTTCCCGCGTTCAGTGGGGCAGATCCCGGTTTACTACAGCCATCTCAACACCGGTCGTCCGTATAACGCGGATAAACCGAACAAATACACCTCGCGCTACTTCGATGAAGCCAACGGCCCGCTTTATCCATTTGGTTATGGCCTGAGCTACACCACCTTCACCGTTTCTGACGTGAAAATGTCAGCACCGTCAATGACGCGCGACGGCAAGGTCACCGCCAGCGTAGACGTTACCAACAGCGGTAAGCGTGAAGGCGCGACGGTGATTCAGATGTATTTGCAGGATGTGACAGCGTCAATGAGTCGCCCGGTGAAACAGTTGAAAGGCTTTGAGAAAGTGACGCTGAAACCCGGCGAAACGCAAACCGTGAGCTTCCCGATTGACGTAGATGCGCTGAAGTTCTGGAATCAGAGCATGAAATACGATGCCGAACCGGGCAAATTCAACGTTTTCATCGGCGTGGATTCGGCGCGCGTGAAGCAGGGGGAGTTTGAGCTGAAGTAG